From one Rosa rugosa chromosome 4, drRosRugo1.1, whole genome shotgun sequence genomic stretch:
- the LOC133746395 gene encoding probable ubiquitin-like-specific protease 2B isoform X3 → MKSAPPRRGLEVYDFVEEDEFPDSVVKFSGKLKNPSREDHRNSKDEFLQPVGTTFQTMLIHLYMLLGSKEANIQAKEISSIPCVEVDEVDTDHCCKNAISHSPRYTIEERLAIINDLKLSAATDSSHEQSDLCSKEANVQAKEISSMPCVEVDEVDTDHCCKNAISHSPRYTIEERLAIINDLKLSAATDSSHEQSDLCSKEANVQAKEISSIPCVGVDEVDTDHCCKNAISHSPLYTIEERRAIINDLKLSAATDSSHEQQSDLCSKEGNVQAKEISSIPCVDVDEVDTDHCCKNAISHSPLYTIEERLAIINDLKLSAATDSSHEQQSDLDKVSSIPHAGVDAMDHDHCSDSAGLDSRLGTMEEDPATKKDYVELDAATQSKFLSHEQQSELDDNGCRKFLSETETSGSDAPSPSSQRSQLDCGLTVSPSSNDPVDVISDADESTSSLGTYELGHCSGNFEMDNVNMTVVLYPDYVVYGDSYCTGAQQLTFSHSCIKISGLAPSENDKTLNFEWGVDDLVNVECQWVQNAEFVMIKLRVLSKDADGDDDALGISGIEELKIGVVEPNWSQQQERIACLNDKYLDILEPVQISMEADDSLGQRHHFPNFDEDFETVVYPEGDPDAVSISKRDVDLLQPEIFINDTLIDFYIKYLENRIQPEEKHRFYFFNSFFFRKLADLDKDPSSVPGGRAAFQRVRKWTRKVDLFEKDYIFIPVNFNLHWTLIVICHPGEVPRYKVGDSGKSVKVPCILHLDSLKGSHTGLKNHVQSYLWEEWKEKKKETSEEISSNFHNLRFLSLELPQQENTYDCGLFLLHYLELFLEEAPAIFNPFDINKFSTFLNANWFLPSEASLKRTLIQRLIFDLIENRYREVCLPACSDGDQAKYQGCNQLEIGAKFLSGRSSPAIACQENISTSQADHGIEMTLLPTSSLRSSECVSDAGLVLREFFQSGETAGSLFGQYQSFEQKSPFYHPNGATPPVEEETQTGEQFTYLATGDTGFQEMSAITSQTCGIQCSSKSYGVETSYNLGMSEQAPNGNIDASPDRSVCASDLSEGIEIIENGAVREDLGPGQKEEMDVQNYPSLDSVTCVVDGLVSGLGEVQSGSLIEEGSQDHEGVHDGLENGGPSRKEERGVQTHPSTEDGLCLADGLVSGSGNMQSTSVAEESSLDQKKVHVGNENRGSLPSSQEISDIPVLEDVDMVGNGTISCDNGLVDESQEPESEEQRAAKRMRLTPPVEGEKCLT, encoded by the exons ATGAAGAGCGCACCGCCGCGGAGAGGCCTCGAAGTCTACGATTTCGTCGAAGAGGACGAGTTTCCGGACTCGGTCGTCAAATTTTCCGGCAAACTCAAAAACCCTAGCCGCGAGGACCATCGGAATTCGAAGGACGAGTTTCTCCAACCTG TCGGTACCACCTTTCAAACTATGTTAATTCATCTATATATGCTTCTAGGTTCGAAAGAAGCCAACATTCAAGCCAAAGAAATCAGTAGCATACCTTGTGTAGAAGTTGATGAAGTTGACACTGACCACTGTTGTAAAAATGCTATTTCTCATTCTCCTCGGTATACAATTGAAGAGAGGCTTGCCATCATAAATGATTTGAAACTCAGTGCTGCCACAGACTCCAGTCATGAACAATCTGATTTAT GTTCGAAAGAAGCCAACGTTCAAGCCAAAGAAATCAGTAGCATGCCTTGTGTAGAAGTTGATGAAGTTGACACTGACCACTGTTGTAAAAATGCTATTTCTCATTCTCCTCGGTATACAATTGAAGAGAGGCTTGCCATCATAAATGATTTGAAACTCAGTGCTGCCACAGACTCCAGTCATGAACAATCTGATTTAT GTTCGAAAGAAGCCAACGTTCAAGCCAAAGAAATCAGTAGCATACCTTGTGTAGGTGTTGATGAAGTTGACACTGACCACTGTTGTAAAAATGCTATTTCTCATTCTCCTCTGTATACAATTGAAGAGAGGCGTGCTATCATAAACGATTTGAAATTGAGTGCTGCCACAGACTCTAGTCATGAACAACAATCTGATTTAT GTTCGAAAGAAGGCAACGTTCAAGCCAAAGAAATCAGTAGCATACCTTGTGTAGATGTTGATGAAGTTGACACTGACCACTGTTGTAAAAATGCTATTTCTCATTCTCCTCTGTATACAATTGAAGAGAGGCTTGCTATCATAAATGATTTGAAATTGAGTGCTGCCACAGACTCCAGTCATGAACaacaatctgatttggacaAAGTCAGTAGCATACCTCATGCAGGGGTTGATGCAATGGACCATGATCATTGCAGTGATAGTGCTGGGTTAGATTCCCGCCTGGGCACAATGGAAGAGGATCCGGCTACGAAAAAGGATTATGTGGAATTGGATGCTGCTACACAATCCAAATTTTTGAGTCATGAACAACAGTCTGAATTAGATGACAATGGATGCAGAAAGTTTCTTTCTGAAACAGAGACTAGCGGTTCAGATGCTCCCTCACCTTCTTCCCAGAGAAGCCAGTTAGACTGTGGCCTTACAGTGTCCCCTTCCAGT AACGACCCAGTTGATGTTATTTCAGATGCTGATGAAAGCACAA GTTCTTTGGGTACTTATGAATTGGGTCATTGCTCGGGCAATTTTGAAATG GATAACGTAAATATGACGGTTGTTCTTTATCCGGATTATGTTGTATATGGGGATAGTTATTGTACAGGAGCCCAGCAGTTAACCTTCTCTCACAGTTGCATCAAAATCAGTGGTTTAGCACCATCTGAAAACGACAAAACTTTGAATTTTGAATGGGGAGTTGATGATCTTGTCAATGTTGAGTGTCAGTGGGTTCAAAAT GCTGAGTTTGTCATGATAAAACTCCGTGTACTATCAAAGGATGCAGATGGAGATGATGATGCACTTGGTATTTCAG GCATTGAGGAGTTGaagattggagttgttgaacccAACTGGTCACAGCAACAAGAAAGAATAGCATGTTTGAATGATAAATATTTGGATATATTGGAACCGGTGCAAAT AAGCATGGAAGCGGACGATTCACTTGGCCAGAGGCATCATTTTCCAAA TTTCGACGAGGATTTTGAAACTGTTGTATATCCGGAGGGGGATCCTGATGCCGTTTCCATCAGTAAGAGAGATGTTGATCTCTTACAGCCAGAGATATTTATTAACGATACATTGATCGACTTCTATATCAA GTATTTGGAAAATCGGATTCAACCCGAGGAAAAGCACAGGTTCTACTTTTTCAATAGTTTTTTCTTTCGAAAGCTGGCTGACCTGGACAAGGATCCATCCAGTGTTCCTGGTGGCAGGGCTGCTTTCCAACGTGTTCGGAAATGGACAAGGAAAGTGGATTTGTTTGAAAAGGATTACATCTTCATCCCTGTAAACTTCAA TCTACACTGGACTCTAATTGTTATATGTCATCCTGGTGAAGTGCCTAGATATAAGG TTGGAGACTCAGGCAAGTCAGTTAAGGTACCTTGTATATTGCACTTGGATTCTCTCAAAGGAAGTCATACAGGTCTCAAAAATCATGTTCAAAG TTATTTGTGGGAAGagtggaaagaaaagaaaaaggagacaTCGGAAGAAATCTCATCAAACTTTCACAACCTGCGGTTTCTCTCACTGGAG CTACCACAACAGGAAAATACATATGATTGTGGCCTGTTTTTGCTTCACTATCTAGAGCTGTTTTTGGAAGAAGCTCCTGCTATCTTCAATCCATTCGATATAAACAAGTTCTCCACCTTT CTTAATGCAAATTGGTTTCTTCCTTCCGAGGCTTCTCTCAAGCGCACTCTTATCCAGAGATTAATTTTTGATCTCATTGAAAATCGTTATCGGGAAGTCTGTTTGCCAGCTTGCAGTGATGGAGATCAGGCTAAATATCAGGGATGTAATCAGCTTGAAATAGGTGCAAAGTTTCTTTCTGGAAGATCCAGTCCTGCTATAGCTTGCCAAGAAAATATATCAACTTCTCAAGCAGACCACGGAATCGAAATGACTCTGTTACCCACATCTTCTCTTAGGAGTTCTGAGTGTGTTAGTGATGCAGGCCTGGTTCTCAGGGAATTTTTTCAGTCAGGAGAAACTGCAGGTTCACTATTTGGACAATATCAATCCTTTGAACAGAAATCGCCTTTTTACCATCCTAATGGAGCTACACCACCAGTAGAG GAAGAAACCCAAACTGGAGAGCAGTTTACCTATCTGGCTACGGGAGACACTGGCTTTCAAGAGATGTCTGCAATCACATCTCAAACTTGTGGTATTCAATGCTCTTCGAAATCTTATGGAGTTGAGACTTCGTATAACTTGGGGATGTCTGAACAGGCACCAAATGGAAACATTGATGCATCCCCTGACCGATCAGTTTGTGCCTCTGATCTTTCTGAAGGCATAGAGATCATTGAAAATGGTGCAGTTAGAGAAGATTTAGGTCCAGGCCAGAAAGAAGAAATGGATGTACAAAATTATCCATCATTGGACAGTGTCACGTGTGTGGTAGATGGCCTTGTTTCTGGTTTGGGTGAGGTGCAGAGCGGATCCTTGATTGAAGAAGGTTCTCAGGATCATGAAGGGGTGCATGACGGACTTGAAAATGGAGGTCCAAGTCGGAAAGAAGAAAGGGGTGTACAGACCCATCCATCAACAGAAGATGGCTTGTGTCTAGCAGATGGCCTTGTATCTGGTTCAGGCAATATGCAGAGCACTTCTGTTGCTGAAGAAAGTTCTCTGGACCAAAAAAAGGTCCATGTTGGAAATGAAAATAGAGGTTCACTTCCCTCATCCCAAGAAATTTCTGATATACCTGTTCTTGAAGATGTTGACATGGTAGGCAATGGTACAATCTCATGTGATAATGGTTTGGTGGACGAGTCACAGGAGCCAGAGTCTGAAGAGCAACGAGCTGCAAAAAGAATGAGGCTTACACCTCCAGTTGAAGGGGAAAAATGTCTCACATGA
- the LOC133746395 gene encoding probable ubiquitin-like-specific protease 2B isoform X2, translated as MKSAPPRRGLEVYDFVEEDEFPDSVVKFSGKLKNPSREDHRNSKDEFLQPVGTTFQTMLIHLYMLLGSKEANIQAKEISSIPCVEVDEVDTDHCCKNAISHSPRYTIEERLAIINDLKLSAATDSSHEQSDLCSKEANVQAKEISSMPCVEVDEVDTDHCCKNAISHSPRYTIEERLAIINDLKLSAATDSSHEQSDLCSKEANVQAKEISSIPCVGVDEVDTDHCCKNAISHSPLYTIEERRAIINDLKLSAATDSSHEQQSDLCSKEGNVQAKEISSIPCVDVDEVDTDHCCKNAISHSPLYTIEERLAIINDLKLSAATDSSHEQQSDLDKVSSIPHAGVDAMDHDHCSDSAGLDSRLGTMEEDPATKKDYVELDAATQSKFLSHEQQSELDDNGCRKFLSETETSGSDAPSPSSQRSQLDCGLTVSPSSNDPVDVISDADESTSESPSSPLSPIEEDDGSLGTYELGHCSGNFEMDNVNMTVVLYPDYVVYGDSYCTGAQQLTFSHSCIKISGLAPSENDKTLNFEWGVDDLVNVECQWVQNAEFVMIKLRVLSKDADGDDDALGISGIEELKIGVVEPNWSQQQERIACLNDKYLDILEPVQIMEADDSLGQRHHFPNFDEDFETVVYPEGDPDAVSISKRDVDLLQPEIFINDTLIDFYIKYLENRIQPEEKHRFYFFNSFFFRKLADLDKDPSSVPGGRAAFQRVRKWTRKVDLFEKDYIFIPVNFNLHWTLIVICHPGEVPRYKVGDSGKSVKVPCILHLDSLKGSHTGLKNHVQSYLWEEWKEKKKETSEEISSNFHNLRFLSLELPQQENTYDCGLFLLHYLELFLEEAPAIFNPFDINKFSTFLNANWFLPSEASLKRTLIQRLIFDLIENRYREVCLPACSDGDQAKYQGCNQLEIGAKFLSGRSSPAIACQENISTSQADHGIEMTLLPTSSLRSSECVSDAGLVLREFFQSGETAGSLFGQYQSFEQKSPFYHPNGATPPVEEETQTGEQFTYLATGDTGFQEMSAITSQTCGIQCSSKSYGVETSYNLGMSEQAPNGNIDASPDRSVCASDLSEGIEIIENGAVREDLGPGQKEEMDVQNYPSLDSVTCVVDGLVSGLGEVQSGSLIEEGSQDHEGVHDGLENGGPSRKEERGVQTHPSTEDGLCLADGLVSGSGNMQSTSVAEESSLDQKKVHVGNENRGSLPSSQEISDIPVLEDVDMVGNGTISCDNGLVDESQEPESEEQRAAKRMRLTPPVEGEKCLT; from the exons ATGAAGAGCGCACCGCCGCGGAGAGGCCTCGAAGTCTACGATTTCGTCGAAGAGGACGAGTTTCCGGACTCGGTCGTCAAATTTTCCGGCAAACTCAAAAACCCTAGCCGCGAGGACCATCGGAATTCGAAGGACGAGTTTCTCCAACCTG TCGGTACCACCTTTCAAACTATGTTAATTCATCTATATATGCTTCTAGGTTCGAAAGAAGCCAACATTCAAGCCAAAGAAATCAGTAGCATACCTTGTGTAGAAGTTGATGAAGTTGACACTGACCACTGTTGTAAAAATGCTATTTCTCATTCTCCTCGGTATACAATTGAAGAGAGGCTTGCCATCATAAATGATTTGAAACTCAGTGCTGCCACAGACTCCAGTCATGAACAATCTGATTTAT GTTCGAAAGAAGCCAACGTTCAAGCCAAAGAAATCAGTAGCATGCCTTGTGTAGAAGTTGATGAAGTTGACACTGACCACTGTTGTAAAAATGCTATTTCTCATTCTCCTCGGTATACAATTGAAGAGAGGCTTGCCATCATAAATGATTTGAAACTCAGTGCTGCCACAGACTCCAGTCATGAACAATCTGATTTAT GTTCGAAAGAAGCCAACGTTCAAGCCAAAGAAATCAGTAGCATACCTTGTGTAGGTGTTGATGAAGTTGACACTGACCACTGTTGTAAAAATGCTATTTCTCATTCTCCTCTGTATACAATTGAAGAGAGGCGTGCTATCATAAACGATTTGAAATTGAGTGCTGCCACAGACTCTAGTCATGAACAACAATCTGATTTAT GTTCGAAAGAAGGCAACGTTCAAGCCAAAGAAATCAGTAGCATACCTTGTGTAGATGTTGATGAAGTTGACACTGACCACTGTTGTAAAAATGCTATTTCTCATTCTCCTCTGTATACAATTGAAGAGAGGCTTGCTATCATAAATGATTTGAAATTGAGTGCTGCCACAGACTCCAGTCATGAACaacaatctgatttggacaAAGTCAGTAGCATACCTCATGCAGGGGTTGATGCAATGGACCATGATCATTGCAGTGATAGTGCTGGGTTAGATTCCCGCCTGGGCACAATGGAAGAGGATCCGGCTACGAAAAAGGATTATGTGGAATTGGATGCTGCTACACAATCCAAATTTTTGAGTCATGAACAACAGTCTGAATTAGATGACAATGGATGCAGAAAGTTTCTTTCTGAAACAGAGACTAGCGGTTCAGATGCTCCCTCACCTTCTTCCCAGAGAAGCCAGTTAGACTGTGGCCTTACAGTGTCCCCTTCCAGT AACGACCCAGTTGATGTTATTTCAGATGCTGATGAAAGCACAAGTGAGTCTCCATCAAGTCCCCTATCCCCAATTGAAGAGGATGACG GTTCTTTGGGTACTTATGAATTGGGTCATTGCTCGGGCAATTTTGAAATG GATAACGTAAATATGACGGTTGTTCTTTATCCGGATTATGTTGTATATGGGGATAGTTATTGTACAGGAGCCCAGCAGTTAACCTTCTCTCACAGTTGCATCAAAATCAGTGGTTTAGCACCATCTGAAAACGACAAAACTTTGAATTTTGAATGGGGAGTTGATGATCTTGTCAATGTTGAGTGTCAGTGGGTTCAAAAT GCTGAGTTTGTCATGATAAAACTCCGTGTACTATCAAAGGATGCAGATGGAGATGATGATGCACTTGGTATTTCAG GCATTGAGGAGTTGaagattggagttgttgaacccAACTGGTCACAGCAACAAGAAAGAATAGCATGTTTGAATGATAAATATTTGGATATATTGGAACCGGTGCAAAT CATGGAAGCGGACGATTCACTTGGCCAGAGGCATCATTTTCCAAA TTTCGACGAGGATTTTGAAACTGTTGTATATCCGGAGGGGGATCCTGATGCCGTTTCCATCAGTAAGAGAGATGTTGATCTCTTACAGCCAGAGATATTTATTAACGATACATTGATCGACTTCTATATCAA GTATTTGGAAAATCGGATTCAACCCGAGGAAAAGCACAGGTTCTACTTTTTCAATAGTTTTTTCTTTCGAAAGCTGGCTGACCTGGACAAGGATCCATCCAGTGTTCCTGGTGGCAGGGCTGCTTTCCAACGTGTTCGGAAATGGACAAGGAAAGTGGATTTGTTTGAAAAGGATTACATCTTCATCCCTGTAAACTTCAA TCTACACTGGACTCTAATTGTTATATGTCATCCTGGTGAAGTGCCTAGATATAAGG TTGGAGACTCAGGCAAGTCAGTTAAGGTACCTTGTATATTGCACTTGGATTCTCTCAAAGGAAGTCATACAGGTCTCAAAAATCATGTTCAAAG TTATTTGTGGGAAGagtggaaagaaaagaaaaaggagacaTCGGAAGAAATCTCATCAAACTTTCACAACCTGCGGTTTCTCTCACTGGAG CTACCACAACAGGAAAATACATATGATTGTGGCCTGTTTTTGCTTCACTATCTAGAGCTGTTTTTGGAAGAAGCTCCTGCTATCTTCAATCCATTCGATATAAACAAGTTCTCCACCTTT CTTAATGCAAATTGGTTTCTTCCTTCCGAGGCTTCTCTCAAGCGCACTCTTATCCAGAGATTAATTTTTGATCTCATTGAAAATCGTTATCGGGAAGTCTGTTTGCCAGCTTGCAGTGATGGAGATCAGGCTAAATATCAGGGATGTAATCAGCTTGAAATAGGTGCAAAGTTTCTTTCTGGAAGATCCAGTCCTGCTATAGCTTGCCAAGAAAATATATCAACTTCTCAAGCAGACCACGGAATCGAAATGACTCTGTTACCCACATCTTCTCTTAGGAGTTCTGAGTGTGTTAGTGATGCAGGCCTGGTTCTCAGGGAATTTTTTCAGTCAGGAGAAACTGCAGGTTCACTATTTGGACAATATCAATCCTTTGAACAGAAATCGCCTTTTTACCATCCTAATGGAGCTACACCACCAGTAGAG GAAGAAACCCAAACTGGAGAGCAGTTTACCTATCTGGCTACGGGAGACACTGGCTTTCAAGAGATGTCTGCAATCACATCTCAAACTTGTGGTATTCAATGCTCTTCGAAATCTTATGGAGTTGAGACTTCGTATAACTTGGGGATGTCTGAACAGGCACCAAATGGAAACATTGATGCATCCCCTGACCGATCAGTTTGTGCCTCTGATCTTTCTGAAGGCATAGAGATCATTGAAAATGGTGCAGTTAGAGAAGATTTAGGTCCAGGCCAGAAAGAAGAAATGGATGTACAAAATTATCCATCATTGGACAGTGTCACGTGTGTGGTAGATGGCCTTGTTTCTGGTTTGGGTGAGGTGCAGAGCGGATCCTTGATTGAAGAAGGTTCTCAGGATCATGAAGGGGTGCATGACGGACTTGAAAATGGAGGTCCAAGTCGGAAAGAAGAAAGGGGTGTACAGACCCATCCATCAACAGAAGATGGCTTGTGTCTAGCAGATGGCCTTGTATCTGGTTCAGGCAATATGCAGAGCACTTCTGTTGCTGAAGAAAGTTCTCTGGACCAAAAAAAGGTCCATGTTGGAAATGAAAATAGAGGTTCACTTCCCTCATCCCAAGAAATTTCTGATATACCTGTTCTTGAAGATGTTGACATGGTAGGCAATGGTACAATCTCATGTGATAATGGTTTGGTGGACGAGTCACAGGAGCCAGAGTCTGAAGAGCAACGAGCTGCAAAAAGAATGAGGCTTACACCTCCAGTTGAAGGGGAAAAATGTCTCACATGA